In Methanobrevibacter sp., one DNA window encodes the following:
- a CDS encoding MFS transporter — translation MNVNNDETVRMTTFLAALFAICSGLAIGNLYWAQPLLVEITNAFGISPASGGLLVTATQIGYALGILFIVPLGDFVRRKRLITIVMLLSIVTLVACALSPSFIILALSLFSMGILTISGQVILPLAGDLSNPEERGHIVGIVASGITTGILFSRFASGILAGLWGWRSVYLIAAVLNLVMVLVMIYVLPDIPRKNRLDSYRGLIVSVFTTFKRHPTLFRILLHSGLLFGLLFNIFWTSLTFLLSASPFNYNTFQIGLVSLAGLVAAVCGLYFGKLQDKGLSVPALGVFVVMIIATMICGLVFSDSIIAIVAVAAVFSIGVQGITVLSQARLFALSNEERSRLNTVFVVNNFIFGAIGSALASFLWSLGEWSYVMMGAISISVIALVVWMSSRRPFHEFDGAF, via the coding sequence ATGAATGTTAATAATGATGAAACGGTTAGGATGACTACATTTTTGGCGGCTCTCTTTGCCATATGTTCCGGTCTTGCTATTGGGAATCTTTATTGGGCTCAGCCTCTTCTGGTTGAGATTACAAATGCTTTTGGAATTTCACCGGCCAGTGGAGGTCTGCTTGTAACTGCAACCCAAATAGGGTATGCATTAGGAATCTTGTTTATAGTGCCTTTGGGAGATTTTGTTCGAAGAAAAAGACTGATTACTATTGTAATGCTATTATCTATTGTTACTTTGGTTGCATGCGCATTGTCTCCTTCATTTATAATCCTGGCACTATCATTGTTCAGCATGGGTATTTTAACTATCTCTGGTCAGGTTATATTGCCTTTGGCGGGTGATTTGAGCAATCCTGAAGAACGTGGCCATATTGTTGGAATTGTGGCTTCAGGAATAACAACAGGAATTCTTTTTTCAAGGTTTGCAAGCGGTATTCTTGCAGGATTATGGGGCTGGAGATCAGTATATCTGATTGCTGCAGTGTTGAATTTGGTCATGGTTTTGGTGATGATTTATGTTCTGCCGGACATTCCAAGGAAAAACCGTCTTGACTCATACAGAGGTCTTATAGTCAGTGTATTTACAACTTTTAAAAGACATCCTACATTATTTAGGATTTTGCTTCACAGCGGATTATTGTTCGGTTTGCTCTTCAATATATTCTGGACTTCACTTACATTCTTGCTTTCAGCTAGTCCTTTTAACTATAACACTTTCCAAATAGGTCTTGTTAGTCTTGCAGGTCTTGTTGCAGCAGTATGTGGACTGTACTTTGGTAAACTTCAGGATAAAGGTTTGAGTGTGCCTGCATTGGGAGTGTTCGTAGTTATGATTATTGCAACAATGATTTGTGGATTGGTATTTTCAGATTCCATAATTGCCATTGTTGCTGTTGCGGCTGTATTTTCAATTGGTGTTCAGGGAATAACTGTACTGTCTCAGGCAAGATTATTTGCCCTATCAAATGAGGAGCGAAGCAGGCTCAATACTGTTTTTGTTGTTAACAATTTCATTTTTGGCGCCATTGGAAGTGCATTGGCTTCGTTTCTATGGTCACTTGGAGAATGGTCATATGTAATGATGGGTGCAATTTCAATTTCAGTGATTGCACTGGTTGTGTGGATGTCCTCAAGAAGACCATTTCACGAATTTGATGGTGCATTTTAA
- a CDS encoding helix-turn-helix domain-containing protein, with amino-acid sequence MDAKKVKYYEKKYERNPVEDAIKDISNKWTLHILRDLFLGKTHFNEFQTNRKTLDNKSLTRCLKTMEKNGLIKRLEKNDEITYHLTEKGHSLNKVFYELLLFALNNDKNNEHYNDHEKEELKEMYLEILDLNQE; translated from the coding sequence ATGGATGCTAAAAAAGTAAAGTATTATGAGAAAAAATACGAGAGAAATCCTGTTGAAGATGCAATCAAGGACATAAGCAACAAATGGACACTGCATATCCTAAGAGATCTGTTTTTGGGAAAAACACACTTCAACGAATTCCAGACAAACAGAAAAACACTGGACAACAAATCACTGACAAGATGCCTGAAAACAATGGAAAAAAACGGCCTAATCAAAAGACTTGAGAAAAACGATGAAATCACATATCACCTGACAGAAAAGGGACACTCACTAAACAAAGTATTCTATGAACTGTTATTATTCGCATTAAACAACGATAAAAACAATGAACACTACAACGATCATGAAAAAGAGGAATTAAAGGAAATGTATCTTGAAATATTGGATTTGAATCAGGAATAA
- a CDS encoding tautomerase family protein, translated as MPVISFDIVELKKEQKEILAKEFSQSASRVTGLPIEMIYVLFNERKADNVGVGGVLLSNQE; from the coding sequence ATGCCAGTAATTAGTTTTGATATTGTAGAATTAAAAAAAGAGCAGAAAGAAATTTTAGCCAAAGAGTTTTCACAGTCCGCTTCAAGGGTAACAGGTTTGCCTATTGAGATGATTTACGTACTCTTCAATGAACGAAAAGCGGATAATGTCGGTGTTGGTGGAGTTCTTTTAAGCAATCAGGAATAA